The Halogeometricum rufum genome has a segment encoding these proteins:
- a CDS encoding sulfatase-like hydrolase/transferase: MTDARPNVLFLLTDQERADLVEPGGLPVETPNIDRLRESGTWFDRAYTPTSICTSARASLLTGLYPHAHGMINNSHEADAIRTELPEGLPTFGELLADAGYENGYVGKWHVGRTRGPEAYGFEYFGGSDDHHDDLDERYRRYLESLDVDADSETVTDAVYADDGDEEMLVSGTTSLPPEATRTYFLAELTVDAVERRAANGDAPFFHRTDFLGPHHPYVVPEPYASMYDPDDVEPWPSYAETFDGKPRAHDRYRHYRGVDDFDWETWAELVANYFGFVTFIDDQFGRILDALERTGLADETVVVHAADHGDFTGSHRQFNKGPLMYEQTYRIPLVVRDPRTDTVEESDAFVRLHDLMPTFLDWAGAETAAETHARSLRPLLSGDEPDDWPDSVYAQYHGDEFGLYSQRMVRTDRYKFVYNGPDRNELYDLREDPHELRNLAEHPHYEDVREAMGERLAAWMDDVDDTLAGWVPKTL, encoded by the coding sequence ATGACCGACGCCAGACCGAACGTCCTCTTCCTGCTCACCGACCAAGAGCGCGCCGACCTCGTGGAACCCGGCGGACTGCCGGTCGAGACGCCCAACATCGACCGCCTGCGCGAGTCGGGGACGTGGTTCGACCGCGCGTACACGCCGACGAGCATCTGCACGAGTGCGCGGGCCTCCCTGCTGACCGGACTGTACCCCCACGCCCACGGGATGATAAACAACAGCCACGAGGCCGACGCCATCCGGACGGAGTTGCCCGAGGGCCTGCCCACGTTCGGCGAGTTGCTCGCCGACGCGGGCTACGAGAACGGCTACGTCGGCAAGTGGCACGTCGGTCGGACGCGCGGGCCCGAGGCGTACGGCTTCGAGTACTTCGGCGGGAGCGACGACCACCACGACGATTTGGACGAACGCTACCGTCGCTACCTGGAGTCGCTGGACGTGGACGCCGACTCGGAGACGGTCACCGACGCCGTCTACGCCGACGACGGCGACGAGGAGATGCTCGTCTCCGGCACCACGTCGCTCCCGCCGGAGGCGACGCGGACGTACTTCCTCGCGGAACTCACCGTCGACGCCGTCGAGCGTCGGGCGGCGAACGGCGACGCCCCGTTCTTCCACCGGACGGACTTCCTCGGCCCGCACCACCCCTACGTCGTCCCCGAACCGTACGCCTCGATGTACGACCCCGACGACGTCGAACCGTGGCCGTCGTACGCCGAGACGTTCGACGGGAAACCGCGGGCCCACGACCGCTACCGCCACTACCGCGGCGTCGACGACTTCGACTGGGAGACGTGGGCGGAACTCGTGGCGAACTACTTCGGCTTCGTCACGTTCATCGACGACCAGTTCGGGCGGATACTGGACGCGCTGGAACGGACGGGGCTGGCCGACGAGACGGTGGTCGTCCACGCCGCCGACCACGGCGACTTCACGGGGTCGCACCGCCAGTTCAACAAGGGGCCGCTGATGTACGAGCAGACGTACCGGATTCCGCTGGTGGTCCGCGACCCGCGGACCGACACCGTCGAGGAGAGCGACGCCTTCGTCCGCCTGCACGACCTGATGCCGACGTTCCTCGACTGGGCCGGCGCGGAGACGGCGGCGGAGACGCACGCGCGGAGCCTTCGGCCCCTGCTCTCCGGCGACGAACCCGACGACTGGCCGGACTCGGTGTACGCGCAGTACCACGGCGACGAGTTCGGCCTCTACTCCCAGCGGATGGTCCGCACCGACCGCTACAAGTTCGTCTACAACGGTCCCGACCGGAACGAACTGTACGACCTGCGCGAGGACCCGCACGAACTGCGGAACCTCGCGGAACATCCGCACTACGAGGACGTGCGGGAGGCGATGGGGGAGCGACTGGCCGCGTGGATGGACGACGTGGACGACACGCTGGCCGGGTGGGTGCCGAAGACGCTCTAG
- a CDS encoding sulfatase: MSRPNVVLTVLDTVRARDTVPASSSPMPTLADVAADGTEFTNAFSPAPWTLPSHASLFTGTYPSQHGAHGDHTYLDDSPRTLAEAFSAAGYETVGVSNNTWVTEEFGFGRGFDTLRKGWQYVQSDTDLGTVTRAEHPMEKLRAAGDRLFDGNPLVNAANLVYDEFAAGDGAERATSWVDSWLSDRDDETPFFCFLNFIEPHAEYRPPREYAEPYLPPDTSYDEATTLRQDPRAYDVGEYALNDREFEALRGLYRGSLAYLDDQLARLRESLVAAGEWEDTVFVALGDHGENIGDHGFFGHQYNLYDTLLHVPMVARGGPFDGGRRDDLVQTLDLAPTLLDAAGIDDPAFERQMHARSLHPDADADPRDAVFAEYLGPQPSPDSLASRFGEVPERVRAFDRSLRAVRTADEKYVTASDGSEWFYRVGADPDETWNRAGDHPERTSLLSDRLDQWVDSFEHAESGGEVSMTDSTKARLSDLGYL; the protein is encoded by the coding sequence ATGAGTCGTCCGAACGTCGTCCTCACCGTCCTCGACACGGTTCGCGCCCGCGACACGGTTCCCGCCTCTTCGTCGCCGATGCCGACGCTGGCCGACGTCGCCGCCGACGGGACGGAGTTCACGAACGCGTTCTCGCCCGCGCCGTGGACGCTCCCCTCGCACGCCTCGCTGTTCACCGGCACGTACCCCTCACAGCACGGTGCGCACGGCGACCACACGTATCTCGACGACTCGCCCCGCACGCTGGCGGAGGCGTTCTCCGCCGCCGGCTACGAGACGGTCGGCGTCTCGAACAACACGTGGGTGACCGAGGAGTTCGGCTTCGGCCGCGGGTTCGACACGCTCCGGAAGGGCTGGCAGTACGTCCAGTCGGACACCGACCTCGGGACCGTCACCCGGGCCGAGCATCCGATGGAGAAACTGCGCGCCGCGGGCGACAGACTGTTCGACGGCAACCCACTCGTCAACGCGGCGAACCTGGTCTACGACGAGTTCGCGGCCGGCGACGGCGCCGAACGGGCGACGTCGTGGGTGGACTCGTGGCTCTCCGACCGCGACGACGAGACGCCGTTCTTCTGCTTTCTGAACTTCATCGAACCCCACGCCGAGTACCGCCCGCCGCGGGAGTACGCCGAACCGTACCTCCCGCCCGACACCTCCTACGACGAGGCGACGACGCTCCGACAGGACCCCAGAGCGTACGACGTGGGCGAGTACGCGCTGAACGACCGCGAGTTCGAGGCGCTCCGCGGACTCTATCGCGGGTCGCTCGCCTACCTCGACGACCAACTGGCCCGCCTCCGCGAGTCGCTCGTCGCCGCCGGCGAGTGGGAGGACACCGTGTTCGTCGCCCTCGGCGACCACGGCGAGAACATCGGCGACCACGGCTTCTTCGGCCACCAGTACAACCTGTACGACACGCTGTTGCACGTGCCGATGGTCGCCCGCGGCGGCCCGTTCGACGGCGGTCGGCGCGACGACCTCGTTCAGACGCTCGACCTCGCGCCGACGCTTCTCGACGCGGCCGGCATCGACGACCCGGCGTTCGAGCGACAGATGCACGCCCGGTCGCTCCACCCCGACGCCGACGCCGACCCGCGCGACGCCGTCTTCGCGGAGTACCTCGGCCCGCAACCGTCGCCCGACTCGCTGGCGTCGCGGTTCGGCGAGGTACCCGAACGCGTCCGGGCGTTCGACCGGTCGCTCCGCGCGGTCCGGACGGCCGACGAGAAGTACGTCACCGCCTCCGACGGCAGCGAGTGGTTCTACCGCGTCGGCGCGGACCCCGACGAGACGTGGAACCGCGCGGGCGACCACCCCGAGCGGACGAGTCTGCTCTCGGACCGCCTCGACCAGTGGGTCGACTCCTTCGAACACGCCGAGTCGGGCGGCGAGGTGTCGATGACGGACTCGACGAAGGCCCGACTCTCGGACCTCGGCTACCTCTGA
- the truA gene encoding tRNA pseudouridine(38-40) synthase TruA, with protein sequence MRAFRLAYDGRPFYGYQRQPSVPTVEDALFDGLRALGVLDEEARKPAGYAAAGRTDAGVSAVAQTVAFDCPDWCTPRALNAELPASVRAWAAADVSEAFHATHHAVERAYVYDLYAPAADASLARAAADALSGEHDFHNLTSDDRGTVRDLSVRVEPDGEFLVLSVSAGGFPYNLVRRLASLVHAVAAGDRSLSDVETILGPDPVTGPEGVPAAPPEPLVLEGVVYPEVTFERDPQAVESAANVFERRRRNGLVRARVAGRVRRGVEGASDGSGGGESAAGGTGEL encoded by the coding sequence GTGCGCGCCTTCCGACTCGCCTACGACGGCCGGCCGTTCTACGGCTACCAGCGCCAGCCGTCGGTTCCGACGGTCGAAGACGCCCTGTTCGACGGCCTCCGCGCCCTCGGCGTCCTCGACGAGGAGGCGCGAAAGCCCGCGGGCTACGCCGCCGCCGGACGGACCGACGCCGGGGTGTCCGCCGTCGCGCAGACCGTCGCGTTCGACTGTCCCGACTGGTGTACGCCGCGGGCACTGAACGCCGAGTTGCCCGCGAGCGTCCGGGCGTGGGCCGCCGCCGACGTGTCCGAGGCGTTCCACGCGACGCACCACGCCGTCGAACGCGCCTACGTCTACGACCTGTACGCGCCGGCGGCGGACGCGTCGCTGGCGCGGGCGGCCGCCGACGCCCTCTCGGGCGAACACGACTTCCACAACCTCACGAGCGACGACCGCGGGACGGTCAGAGACCTCTCCGTGCGCGTCGAACCCGACGGCGAGTTCCTCGTCCTCTCCGTCTCGGCCGGTGGCTTCCCGTACAACCTGGTCCGTCGCCTCGCCAGCCTCGTCCACGCCGTCGCCGCCGGCGACCGGTCGCTCTCGGACGTGGAGACGATTCTCGGCCCCGACCCGGTGACGGGCCCCGAGGGCGTCCCGGCGGCCCCGCCGGAGCCACTCGTCCTCGAAGGCGTCGTCTACCCCGAGGTGACGTTCGAACGCGACCCGCAAGCCGTCGAGAGCGCGGCGAACGTCTTCGAGCGACGGCGACGGAACGGCCTCGTCCGCGCCCGCGTGGCCGGGCGCGTCCGGCGCGGCGTCGAGGGGGCGTCCGACGGGAGCGGTGGCGGCGAGAGCGCGGCCGGCGGGACCGGCGAGCTATAG
- a CDS encoding HAD family hydrolase, with the protein MSYDAVIVDNDGVLTKPTPTNVHRAAVRAAFSEFGVEPTTEGVDGVVHGSLTHVRRVCEVHGVDYEEFWPRHEANAAAAQAAAIERGEKTLYDDVSALVDLDRTLALVSNNQHETVETILEAFELDSLFEVAYGRDPTVEGYRNRKPSPHYLERAIDELDAERVLYVGDSNVDVLAASRAGADSAFVRRPHREDYRLAGDPTYEVQSLADVASLC; encoded by the coding sequence ATGAGCTACGACGCGGTCATCGTCGACAACGACGGCGTCCTGACGAAACCGACGCCGACGAACGTCCACCGGGCCGCGGTGCGCGCCGCGTTCTCCGAGTTCGGGGTCGAACCGACCACGGAGGGCGTCGACGGCGTCGTCCACGGGAGTCTCACGCACGTCCGGCGCGTCTGCGAGGTGCACGGCGTCGACTACGAGGAGTTCTGGCCCCGCCACGAGGCGAACGCCGCCGCCGCGCAGGCCGCCGCCATCGAACGCGGCGAGAAGACCCTGTACGACGACGTCTCCGCCCTCGTGGACCTCGACCGGACGCTGGCGCTGGTGAGCAACAACCAGCACGAGACGGTCGAGACGATTCTGGAGGCGTTCGAACTGGACAGCCTGTTCGAGGTGGCGTACGGCCGCGACCCGACGGTGGAGGGCTACCGGAACCGCAAGCCGTCGCCGCACTACCTCGAACGCGCCATCGACGAACTCGACGCGGAACGCGTCCTCTACGTCGGCGACAGTAACGTGGACGTGCTCGCCGCGAGTCGCGCCGGTGCCGACTCCGCGTTCGTCCGTCGCCCCCACCGAGAGGACTACCGACTGGCCGGCGACCCGACGTACGAGGTGCAGTCGCTCGCCGACGTCGCCTCGCTCTGCTGA
- a CDS encoding M28 family peptidase — protein MDDHDTETADDGRMDAALGRVWTDDEPWEFLTRLTRIGNRMGGSDGERRAAELVADAFGDAGVRDVREESFEMQAWTRGSSELTVEADDRAFETVALPYSPAGDATGELVSVGHGTPDEIDDHDVAGKIAVASTTTPPGGRFVHRMEKFGYAVDAGAEAFVFVNHVPGQLPPTGSLKFGEEAAAPAVGVSKEAGAWLTDYADEGVEAHLTVDAETTPGESQNVVGRLGPDTDEEILLLAHYDAHDIAEGALDNGCGIAVVVTAARILSQVDLPVGVRVAGVGCEETGLTGAERLAEELDHDRLKAVVNVDGAGRYRDLVAMAHTSEATAAAAERVADETRHPIQTETEPHPFSDQWPFVRAGVPAVQLHSDSGERGRGWGHTHADTRDKVDDRNVREHAMLTALLVRELAETEEIPRLAADELAAAFRAADFETGMRAADLWPGAWE, from the coding sequence ATGGACGACCACGACACGGAGACGGCCGACGACGGACGGATGGACGCCGCACTCGGACGAGTGTGGACCGACGACGAACCGTGGGAGTTTCTGACGCGACTGACGCGCATCGGCAATCGGATGGGCGGTAGCGACGGCGAACGCCGCGCGGCCGAACTCGTCGCCGACGCCTTCGGCGACGCCGGCGTCCGCGACGTGCGCGAGGAGTCGTTCGAGATGCAGGCGTGGACCCGCGGGTCGTCGGAACTCACCGTCGAAGCCGACGACAGGGCGTTCGAAACCGTCGCGCTCCCGTACTCGCCGGCCGGCGACGCGACGGGGGAACTCGTCTCCGTGGGCCACGGGACGCCGGACGAGATAGACGACCACGACGTGGCGGGCAAGATAGCCGTCGCCTCCACGACGACGCCGCCGGGCGGGCGGTTCGTCCACCGGATGGAGAAGTTCGGCTACGCCGTCGACGCCGGCGCGGAGGCGTTCGTCTTCGTCAACCACGTCCCCGGGCAACTCCCGCCCACGGGGTCGCTGAAGTTCGGCGAGGAGGCCGCCGCCCCCGCCGTCGGCGTGAGCAAGGAGGCCGGCGCGTGGTTGACCGACTACGCCGACGAGGGAGTGGAGGCGCATCTGACGGTGGACGCCGAGACGACGCCCGGCGAGAGCCAGAACGTCGTCGGCCGCCTCGGCCCCGACACCGACGAGGAGATTCTCCTCCTCGCCCACTACGACGCCCACGACATCGCGGAGGGAGCCCTCGACAACGGGTGCGGCATCGCCGTCGTCGTCACCGCGGCGCGCATCCTCTCGCAGGTGGACCTGCCCGTCGGCGTCCGCGTCGCGGGCGTCGGTTGCGAGGAGACGGGACTGACCGGGGCCGAACGCCTCGCCGAGGAACTCGACCACGACCGACTGAAGGCCGTCGTGAACGTGGACGGCGCGGGACGATACCGGGACTTGGTCGCGATGGCGCACACCTCCGAGGCGACGGCGGCGGCGGCCGAACGCGTCGCCGACGAGACGCGACACCCAATCCAGACGGAGACGGAACCGCACCCGTTCAGCGACCAGTGGCCGTTCGTCCGCGCGGGCGTCCCCGCCGTGCAACTGCACAGCGACAGCGGCGAACGCGGGCGCGGGTGGGGACACACTCACGCCGACACGCGGGACAAGGTGGACGACCGGAACGTCCGCGAACACGCGATGCTGACCGCGCTTCTCGTCCGCGAACTCGCCGAGACTGAGGAGATTCCGCGCCTCGCGGCCGACGAACTCGCCGCCGCGTTCCGCGCGGCCGACTTCGAGACGGGGATGCGCGCGGCGGACCTCTGGCCCGGCGCGTGGGAGTGA
- a CDS encoding DUF7563 family protein — translation MPTCENCGSFVTAEYVRVFAPEEMDSPRVCPSCEDKVRDGGDVREARATRH, via the coding sequence ATGCCGACGTGTGAAAACTGCGGTTCGTTCGTAACAGCGGAGTACGTCCGCGTATTCGCCCCCGAAGAGATGGACAGCCCCCGGGTGTGTCCGAGTTGCGAAGACAAGGTCAGAGACGGGGGCGACGTTCGGGAAGCCCGCGCGACGAGACACTGA
- the pepF gene encoding oligoendopeptidase F: MSSVPERSDIDSEYKWDLESIYASDDDWEAAFEDVQGRLEELAEYEGRVTETPGGLLELLERQEDIMRDVSKVVSYASLRSAEDTRNQEYQALQARAESLSSEAQSTVSFVEPELQELSEEDVESFVEAEPALAEYEHYFDDVLRMKPHTRSAEVEELLAELGEVAGAPSDIYNMLSNADMTFPTVENPEGESVEISQGNFTKLQKHPNREFRREVYEQFYDEWADVRNSVGTALKNSVKKDVKYAKARNYDTARAAALDGPNVPVEVYDTLLETVRDNLDYLHRHAELKREALDVEELEMWDLYMSLTGDEGPEVTYEEATEYIVEAVAPLGEEYQSRVAEGLENRWVDVYENRGKRAGAFSAGTYDTQPFIMMNYQDDIASMFTLAHELGHSLHSELAKDEQPWHYADYTIFVAEVASTVNETLLTHHLLENVEDEALRTHVLDEYLERFRSTLYRQTMFADFEHQIHTVSEDGGALTPDRFDDLYGDLKQEFYAPANVDDRIAREWMRIPHFYYNYYVYQYSTGISAAVAIVERILNDGEEAAADYREALALGGSAYPIDVLETAGVDMASPDPIESALGVYGDYLDEIADLLDLE, from the coding sequence ATGAGTTCGGTTCCCGAACGGAGTGACATCGACTCCGAATACAAGTGGGATTTGGAGAGTATCTACGCGAGCGACGACGACTGGGAGGCGGCGTTCGAGGACGTGCAGGGACGACTCGAGGAGTTAGCCGAGTACGAGGGGCGCGTGACCGAGACGCCCGGCGGACTTCTCGAACTGCTCGAACGCCAAGAGGACATCATGCGCGACGTCTCGAAGGTGGTCAGTTACGCCAGCCTGCGGAGCGCCGAGGACACCCGAAATCAGGAGTATCAGGCGCTGCAGGCGAGAGCCGAGTCGCTCTCCTCGGAGGCGCAGTCGACGGTGAGTTTCGTCGAACCCGAACTGCAGGAACTGAGCGAGGAGGACGTCGAGTCGTTCGTCGAGGCGGAACCCGCGCTGGCCGAGTACGAACACTACTTCGACGACGTGCTTCGGATGAAGCCGCACACCCGGTCGGCCGAAGTCGAGGAACTCCTCGCGGAGTTGGGCGAAGTCGCCGGCGCGCCCAGCGACATCTACAACATGCTGTCGAACGCGGACATGACGTTCCCCACCGTCGAGAACCCCGAGGGCGAGTCCGTCGAAATCTCGCAGGGGAACTTCACGAAACTCCAGAAGCACCCGAACCGCGAGTTCCGCCGCGAGGTGTACGAGCAGTTCTACGACGAGTGGGCGGACGTTCGCAACAGCGTCGGCACCGCGCTGAAGAACAGCGTCAAGAAGGACGTGAAGTACGCGAAGGCGCGGAACTACGACACCGCCCGTGCGGCCGCCCTCGACGGTCCGAACGTCCCCGTCGAGGTGTACGACACCCTCCTCGAGACGGTGCGTGACAACCTCGACTACCTCCACCGCCACGCCGAACTGAAGCGGGAAGCGCTCGACGTCGAGGAGTTGGAGATGTGGGACCTCTACATGTCGCTGACGGGCGACGAGGGGCCGGAGGTCACCTACGAGGAGGCCACGGAGTACATCGTCGAAGCCGTCGCCCCCCTCGGCGAGGAGTACCAGTCCCGCGTCGCGGAGGGCCTGGAGAACCGCTGGGTCGACGTGTACGAGAACCGCGGGAAGCGCGCCGGCGCGTTCTCCGCCGGCACGTACGACACCCAGCCGTTCATCATGATGAACTATCAGGACGACATCGCGAGCATGTTCACGCTCGCTCACGAACTCGGCCACTCCCTGCACTCCGAACTGGCGAAGGACGAACAGCCGTGGCACTACGCCGACTACACCATCTTCGTCGCCGAAGTCGCCTCCACGGTGAACGAGACGCTCCTCACCCACCACCTGCTCGAGAACGTCGAGGACGAGGCGTTGCGGACCCACGTCCTCGACGAGTACCTCGAACGCTTCCGCTCGACGCTGTACCGCCAGACGATGTTCGCCGACTTCGAACACCAGATTCACACCGTAAGCGAAGACGGCGGCGCACTCACGCCCGACCGGTTCGACGACCTGTACGGCGACCTGAAACAGGAGTTCTACGCGCCCGCGAACGTGGACGACCGAATCGCTCGCGAGTGGATGCGTATTCCTCATTTCTACTACAACTACTACGTCTACCAGTACTCGACGGGCATCTCAGCCGCCGTCGCCATCGTCGAACGCATCCTGAACGACGGAGAGGAGGCAGCCGCGGACTACCGCGAGGCACTCGCCCTCGGCGGGTCGGCCTACCCGATAGACGTGCTGGAGACGGCGGGCGTCGACATGGCGTCGCCCGACCCCATCGAGTCCGCCCTCGGCGTCTACGGCGACTACCTCGACGAGATAGCCGACCTGCTTGACCTCGAATAG
- a CDS encoding M20/M25/M40 family metallo-hydrolase, whose translation MADDPADTSLGKFVDEFLRFDTTDGNEAAAQAWFRDRLEAFGFDVYEWRADAERLAAHSSFPDDPAEIAVADRPSVGGVVEFGDPDAGRTLVLNGHTDVVPADRENWSSDPFEPVWSDGRLTARGAADMKSGVGAAVFAARDLVERVESGDLEGLNGRVVVESVVGEEEGGIGAAAAALDNPYPFDRDAAIVAEPTELRCVTATEGTVMKRLRIRGRAAHAATRWKGEDVLPHFERVRQAFFELESERGESVSHPLYDEYPIPWPIVVGIVRAGSWSSSVAGTLTAEWRFGVAPGETVDEVEAQFEERLAEVVEASDWLSEHPPDFERFTIQFEPAEIDADEPVVQSLREAMTATGHDDTDPVGATYGADSRHYVAAGIPTVVYGPGTVEQAHFPDESIDWAEVETARETYVEAAARFLQSK comes from the coding sequence ATGGCAGACGATCCGGCCGACACTTCCTTAGGAAAGTTCGTAGACGAATTCCTCCGCTTCGACACCACAGACGGGAACGAGGCGGCGGCGCAGGCGTGGTTTCGAGACCGACTCGAAGCGTTCGGCTTCGACGTGTACGAGTGGCGGGCCGACGCGGAACGACTCGCCGCCCACTCGTCGTTCCCGGACGACCCCGCGGAGATAGCCGTCGCCGACCGACCCAGCGTCGGCGGCGTGGTGGAGTTCGGCGACCCCGACGCCGGCCGAACGCTCGTGCTGAACGGCCACACCGACGTGGTGCCGGCCGACCGGGAGAACTGGTCGTCGGACCCGTTCGAACCGGTCTGGTCCGACGGACGACTCACCGCGCGCGGGGCCGCGGACATGAAGTCGGGGGTCGGCGCGGCCGTCTTCGCCGCGCGCGACCTGGTCGAACGCGTCGAATCGGGCGACCTGGAGGGACTGAACGGCCGCGTCGTCGTCGAGAGCGTCGTCGGCGAGGAGGAGGGGGGAATCGGGGCGGCCGCGGCCGCACTCGACAACCCCTACCCGTTCGACCGTGACGCCGCCATCGTCGCCGAACCGACCGAACTCCGGTGCGTGACGGCGACTGAGGGGACGGTGATGAAGCGGTTGCGGATTCGCGGGCGGGCGGCGCACGCCGCGACGCGGTGGAAGGGCGAGGACGTGTTGCCGCACTTCGAGCGCGTCCGACAGGCGTTCTTCGAGTTGGAGTCCGAACGCGGCGAGTCGGTGTCGCATCCGCTGTACGACGAGTACCCCATCCCGTGGCCCATCGTCGTCGGCATCGTGCGCGCCGGGTCGTGGTCGTCGTCGGTGGCCGGCACGCTGACGGCGGAGTGGCGCTTCGGCGTCGCGCCCGGCGAGACGGTGGACGAGGTGGAGGCGCAGTTCGAGGAGCGTCTGGCCGAGGTGGTCGAAGCGAGCGACTGGCTCTCCGAGCACCCGCCAGACTTCGAGCGGTTCACCATCCAGTTCGAACCCGCCGAGATAGACGCCGACGAACCCGTGGTGCAGTCGCTCCGGGAAGCGATGACCGCGACGGGCCACGACGACACCGACCCGGTGGGAGCGACGTACGGTGCGGACTCGCGGCACTACGTCGCCGCCGGGATACCGACCGTCGTGTACGGCCCGGGCACCGTCGAACAGGCGCACTTCCCCGACGAGAGCATCGACTGGGCGGAGGTGGAGACGGCCAGAGAGACGTACGTGGAGGCGGCGGCGCGGTTCCTTCAGTCGAAGTAG
- a CDS encoding DUF7119 family protein — protein sequence MTDDDREPDGGRRRDSLPTDREEPVGEPVVRADPEITGERAREAVGFDPDDPESLAEAATTVRAFSENTVGDEDNVYMLRGAAACAALVRGVGSYKKAAERAGGDVSVSFIRKWARVHDLPQAVRRHVARGHIAPTAAKHIARVPGPDRFDLAWAVLDGDLTVREVRRAASEVNDGRSVADALAEHGVRLGRLELAVSPDRYRELRRRASLENRTPGDIVDEALDDYFD from the coding sequence ATGACGGACGACGACCGGGAACCCGACGGTGGTCGCCGGCGCGACTCGCTCCCCACCGACCGCGAGGAACCGGTCGGAGAGCCCGTGGTCCGGGCGGACCCCGAGATAACGGGCGAACGCGCCCGCGAGGCCGTCGGGTTCGACCCGGACGACCCCGAGAGCCTCGCCGAGGCGGCGACGACGGTCCGCGCCTTCTCGGAGAACACCGTCGGCGACGAGGACAACGTCTACATGCTCCGCGGCGCCGCGGCGTGCGCCGCCCTCGTCCGTGGCGTCGGGTCGTACAAGAAGGCCGCCGAACGCGCCGGCGGCGACGTCTCCGTCTCGTTCATCCGCAAGTGGGCGCGCGTCCACGACCTACCGCAGGCCGTGCGCCGACACGTCGCCCGCGGACACATCGCGCCCACCGCGGCCAAGCACATCGCCCGCGTCCCCGGGCCGGACCGGTTCGACCTCGCGTGGGCCGTCCTCGACGGCGACCTGACGGTTCGGGAGGTCCGCCGCGCCGCCAGCGAGGTGAACGACGGGCGCTCGGTCGCCGACGCCCTCGCCGAACACGGCGTCCGACTCGGCCGTCTCGAACTCGCCGTCTCGCCCGACCGGTACCGCGAACTCCGCCGCCGGGCGTCGCTGGAGAACCGCACGCCGGGCGACATCGTGGACGAGGCGCTTGACGACTACTTCGACTGA